The following proteins come from a genomic window of Methanomicrobia archaeon:
- a CDS encoding H/ACA RNA-protein complex protein Gar1, protein MATKGKRLGTVLHVLNDQVIVRSGKLNIKRVLNATVVTAEKQQIGTVYDVFGPVGHPYVSIKVFASVKREELPQMTVFLR, encoded by the coding sequence ATGGCTACGAAGGGCAAGCGACTGGGAACCGTGCTTCACGTGCTGAACGATCAGGTGATTGTCCGGTCTGGGAAGCTCAATATCAAGCGCGTGCTCAATGCGACCGTCGTGACCGCGGAGAAGCAGCAGATTGGCACGGTCTACGACGTCTTCGGGCCCGTTGGCCATCCCTACGTAAGTATAAAGGTCTTTGCTTCTGTGAAGCGCGAAGAGCTGCCGCAGATGACTGTGTTTCTTCGCTGA